In the genome of Cronobacter malonaticus LMG 23826, one region contains:
- a CDS encoding esterase-like activity of phytase family protein yields the protein MKIKPLTLAFAALFPLCSLAAAPQVERYVVTFPQEDHVVYSGNYASAFPNGLPVGVGSGLLFLRKEGDDLIFATVTDRGPNADSPKMGKQESKIFASPEYTPLMMTIRVSKDQAQASDPMPLHDDQGNISGLPLPAGLIGATNELALNDALQTLTGDKRGLDTEGITPDGKGGYWLCDEYGPFIIHVDASGAILAKHGPQAGKGEEGVAGGLPNIIKWRQPNRGFEGLTRMPDGRIIAAVQSTLDIDGKTKNTARFTRLVSFDPATGKTAMYGYPIDIDVYKKAKDAKIGDIVALDDHRILLIEQGGDKNKTMRNRIYVVDLSNATDLSTLDNTQPPEFDDAEKLNARGVKLATKQLAVDLRELGWQQEKAEGLALIDSQTLAVINDNDFGLQSELLEPQGDKKAMDDYNVDGKGHLTLDGKPVASKIGIKPLEKPASQNELWVIKLDKPL from the coding sequence ATGAAAATTAAACCGCTTACGCTCGCTTTCGCCGCGCTTTTTCCGCTCTGTTCACTGGCCGCCGCGCCGCAGGTTGAACGCTATGTCGTGACGTTTCCGCAGGAAGACCATGTGGTCTATTCCGGCAACTACGCCAGCGCGTTTCCGAATGGCCTGCCGGTAGGCGTTGGCTCCGGCCTGCTGTTTTTACGCAAAGAGGGCGATGACCTGATTTTCGCGACCGTCACCGACCGCGGCCCGAACGCCGACTCGCCGAAAATGGGTAAGCAGGAGTCGAAAATCTTCGCAAGCCCGGAGTACACGCCGCTGATGATGACCATTCGCGTCAGCAAAGATCAGGCGCAGGCGAGCGACCCGATGCCATTGCATGACGATCAGGGCAATATCAGCGGTCTGCCGCTGCCTGCCGGGCTTATCGGCGCGACGAATGAGCTGGCGCTCAACGACGCGCTGCAAACGCTCACTGGCGATAAGCGCGGGCTGGATACCGAAGGCATCACGCCAGACGGCAAGGGCGGCTACTGGCTGTGTGACGAATATGGTCCGTTTATTATTCATGTGGACGCCAGCGGCGCGATCCTTGCTAAACATGGCCCGCAGGCCGGTAAGGGTGAAGAGGGCGTGGCGGGCGGACTGCCAAATATCATTAAATGGCGTCAGCCTAACCGCGGCTTTGAAGGGCTGACCCGGATGCCGGACGGGCGCATTATCGCGGCGGTGCAGAGCACGCTGGATATCGACGGCAAAACCAAAAACACCGCGCGCTTTACGCGTCTGGTGAGTTTTGACCCGGCGACCGGTAAAACCGCGATGTACGGTTATCCGATCGACATCGACGTCTATAAAAAAGCCAAAGACGCTAAAATCGGCGATATCGTGGCGCTCGATGACCATCGTATTCTGCTTATCGAGCAGGGCGGCGATAAAAACAAAACCATGCGCAACCGTATCTATGTGGTCGATCTCAGCAACGCCACCGATCTGAGCACGCTGGATAACACCCAGCCGCCGGAATTTGACGATGCGGAAAAACTCAACGCGCGCGGCGTGAAGCTCGCCACAAAACAGCTGGCGGTTGATTTGCGTGAACTGGGCTGGCAGCAGGAAAAGGCCGAAGGGCTGGCGCTTATCGACTCGCAAACCCTCGCGGTCATTAACGATAACGACTTTGGTTTACAGTCAGAGCTGCTGGAGCCGCAGGGCGATAAAAAAGCGATGGATGACTACAACGTCGACGGAAAGGGGCATTTGACCCTGGACGGCAAGCCGGTTGCCAGCAAAATCGGCATTAAGCCGCTGGAAAAACCCGCCTCGCAGAATGAACTGTGGGTTATAAAGCTCGATAAACCGCTTTAA
- a CDS encoding 4Fe-4S binding protein: protein MDLFDTFAPAQPCVGARCARKRLARSRCDYCVTRCPTGALAIHNHEVILAPERCTGCGICLFVCPADAFESLVPLARTHRDGVLLGPYTLPVAAEELMLWHTQYRIRAVAVDLMRDPLWLRPLAELNLWLKKRGEPPWQCVAVSSTPGEAKRRLLRPDGELARVRYDAATRRAAGAFSTTCVAVLDTTRCLVCGACDRVCAGGAIRFDEEDFTLNTARCDGCGDCAAVCPVKAITITEGDAGPLIHRALHHARCERCGEPWRAWRQGEKLCPVCRRHGFNMRGG, encoded by the coding sequence ATGGATCTCTTTGACACCTTCGCGCCCGCACAACCCTGTGTGGGCGCGCGCTGCGCCAGGAAACGGCTGGCCCGCAGCCGCTGCGATTATTGCGTAACACGCTGCCCGACCGGCGCGCTGGCCATCCACAATCATGAGGTTATTCTCGCCCCGGAGCGATGCACCGGCTGCGGGATCTGCCTGTTTGTCTGCCCGGCGGACGCGTTTGAGAGTCTCGTGCCGCTGGCGCGTACCCATCGCGATGGCGTACTGCTCGGGCCGTACACGCTGCCGGTCGCGGCAGAGGAGCTGATGCTCTGGCATACGCAGTACCGCATACGCGCGGTTGCGGTGGATCTCATGCGTGACCCGCTGTGGCTGCGTCCGCTGGCAGAACTTAACCTGTGGCTGAAAAAGCGCGGCGAGCCGCCCTGGCAGTGTGTTGCGGTTTCATCAACGCCCGGGGAGGCGAAGCGCCGTCTGCTGAGGCCTGACGGTGAACTCGCACGCGTACGCTATGACGCCGCCACACGGCGCGCGGCGGGGGCGTTTTCCACAACCTGTGTCGCCGTTCTGGACACCACGCGCTGTCTGGTATGCGGCGCCTGTGACCGGGTGTGCGCAGGCGGCGCGATTCGCTTTGATGAAGAGGATTTCACACTCAATACCGCACGTTGCGATGGTTGCGGCGACTGCGCGGCGGTGTGCCCGGTTAAGGCTATAACCATAACGGAGGGCGACGCCGGGCCGCTGATTCACCGGGCGTTGCATCACGCCCGCTGCGAGCGCTGCGGCGAGCCGTGGCGTGCATGGCGGCAGGGCGAGAAGCTGTGCCCGGTTTGTCGGCGTCATGGCTTCAACATGCGCGGCGGTTAA
- a CDS encoding dimethyl sulfoxide reductase anchor subunit family protein gives MHEFPLVIFTLLMQGAVGFTLMLCLTAGLMPRAGRHTLATLPALVCVGVAAALGLLASTLHLGYPLNAFNALRHLSSSWLSREIALAGVFMALLAISILLLIMKRTVPWPLLWLTVLAGLADMVAMASIYCHASVVTWQHVNTWAMFLGSVVLIGASLLQLRLALRPAFNAQAELAASRRLSLLALAVVLIRLLIQPAYYHFLAQAIVPVTFPLQPLSAFNACAGLRLTGWCCSAAGAMLLMTGLTRPHGSRSSQMTGSTLILIGELLLRLAFFSIDG, from the coding sequence ATGCATGAGTTTCCGTTAGTGATTTTTACGCTGCTGATGCAGGGCGCGGTGGGCTTTACGCTGATGCTTTGCCTGACCGCCGGGCTGATGCCCCGCGCGGGGCGGCATACGCTCGCCACACTGCCTGCGCTGGTTTGTGTGGGCGTTGCGGCGGCGCTCGGTTTGCTCGCCTCTACGCTGCATCTGGGCTATCCCCTCAACGCCTTTAATGCGCTGCGCCATCTGTCCAGCTCCTGGCTCAGCCGGGAGATTGCGCTCGCGGGCGTGTTTATGGCGTTGCTGGCTATCAGTATTTTGCTGCTGATAATGAAACGCACCGTGCCGTGGCCGCTGCTGTGGCTGACGGTGCTGGCGGGGCTTGCGGATATGGTGGCCATGGCGTCCATTTACTGCCACGCGTCTGTCGTCACCTGGCAGCACGTCAACACCTGGGCCATGTTCCTGGGTTCGGTCGTGCTCATCGGCGCGTCGTTGTTACAGTTGCGCCTCGCGTTGCGTCCGGCCTTCAACGCGCAGGCAGAGCTCGCCGCCAGCCGGCGTCTCTCGCTGCTGGCACTGGCGGTGGTATTGATCCGGCTTCTCATTCAGCCTGCGTACTATCACTTTTTAGCGCAGGCTATCGTACCGGTGACGTTTCCGCTGCAACCGCTGTCGGCCTTCAACGCCTGCGCCGGGCTGCGCCTCACCGGCTGGTGCTGCTCAGCGGCGGGCGCGATGCTGCTGATGACCGGGCTGACGCGCCCGCATGGCTCGCGCTCGTCGCAAATGACCGGCAGCACGCTGATACTCATCGGCGAACTGCTGCTGCGTCTGGCATTTTTCTCCATTGATGGCTGA
- a CDS encoding DMSO/selenate family reductase complex B subunit: MSQFKDYPPVSGEQLGFFIDSSRCSGCKACQVACKDKNNLEPGRRFRRVYEVHGGGFTPTGAGGLMQNVFAYTLSISCNHCADPICTRNCPTTAMHKRDGDGIVRVNTDKCVGCGYCAWSCPYGAPQRNTQTGQMSKCDFCIDRLAKGEPPVCVATCPLGAIQFGPISALRERFGTLSDVNGLPPSSVTRPNLVIKPHQGAQQEEQHDA, translated from the coding sequence ATGAGTCAGTTTAAAGACTATCCCCCGGTCAGCGGCGAGCAACTGGGATTTTTCATCGATTCGTCGCGCTGTTCAGGCTGCAAAGCCTGCCAGGTGGCGTGCAAAGACAAAAATAATCTCGAACCGGGGCGGCGCTTTCGGCGCGTCTATGAGGTTCACGGCGGCGGCTTCACGCCCACCGGCGCAGGCGGGCTTATGCAAAATGTCTTTGCTTATACCTTGTCGATTTCGTGCAACCACTGCGCAGACCCCATCTGCACGCGCAACTGTCCAACCACCGCCATGCACAAGCGCGACGGCGACGGCATCGTGCGGGTGAACACCGATAAATGCGTCGGTTGCGGCTACTGCGCCTGGTCGTGCCCTTACGGCGCGCCGCAGCGCAATACGCAGACCGGGCAGATGTCGAAATGCGATTTCTGCATCGATCGGCTGGCGAAGGGCGAGCCGCCGGTGTGCGTCGCCACGTGCCCGCTCGGGGCTATCCAGTTCGGGCCGATTAGTGCGCTGCGTGAACGCTTCGGCACACTCTCAGACGTCAACGGCCTGCCGCCGTCATCCGTCACCAGACCCAATCTGGTTATTAAGCCGCATCAGGGCGCTCAGCAGGAGGAACAGCATGATGCATGA
- a CDS encoding DMSO/selenate family reductase complex A subunit has protein sequence MKPLTQKDGPGEGGLSRRDFLRATSALAAAPLFVKAGKANADTPVAEAAEKIVPTCSTFDCGGKCDIRAHVKEGVVTRISTCPDNEVDPEMPLMRPCVRGRGYRQFVYHPDRLKYPMKRVGKRGEGKFERISWDEATTLIADNLRRITAKYGPASRFMHTDTAVSGGAFSGDKMARRLLNLTGGYLESYHSVSMGNTAAATPYTYGTAASGSSLDTLKDTKLVILWGHNPNETVFGHTNHYFQQMKRSGTRFIVVDPRYSDTVASLADQWVPLLPTTDNALMDAMMYVIISENLHDSAFIARHAIGFDENTLPEGVPAEESLMAYLFGEKDGVKKTPEWAERITHVPAQTIRQLARDYATTRPAALIQGWGPQRHICGERTARGSTLLATITGNVGVKGGWAAGYGGIGNRLFCADPYSVPNPVAEKISIMNWVQACDDAAKVTPENGLKGAETLSSNIKFIFNLAGNYLANQNPDINQTVKVLEDESKVEFIVVSDLFLTPSARYADLLLPETSFMERWNIGETWGTGNYLLLSQKLVEPEFERRSDYDWLREVARKLGIEARFSEGRSEKQWVEHIWEKTREALADRKLPDFAGLCANPHVYLKSPPYVAFEENIRDPDNHPFPTPSGKIEIFSKRLWEMKHPEIPALSHYVPAKEGPEDALRDKYPLQLITWKGKNLANSTQYANPWLQEVQRQQLWINPQDARARGIQQGDLVRIYNDRGVVRIPAEVTPRIIPGVVAMQAGAWWQPDADGVDNGGCPNVLTSARITPLAKGNAHQTLLVEVTRHESV, from the coding sequence AAGAAGGCGTGGTAACGCGCATCTCCACCTGCCCGGATAACGAGGTGGATCCTGAGATGCCGCTGATGCGCCCCTGCGTGCGCGGACGAGGGTATCGTCAGTTTGTCTACCACCCGGACCGGCTGAAATACCCGATGAAGCGCGTCGGCAAACGCGGAGAAGGGAAGTTCGAGCGCATCAGCTGGGATGAGGCGACCACGCTTATCGCCGATAACCTGCGCCGAATTACCGCCAAATATGGCCCGGCGTCGCGCTTTATGCACACCGACACGGCCGTTTCCGGCGGCGCGTTCTCCGGCGATAAAATGGCGCGGCGTTTACTGAACCTGACCGGGGGCTATCTTGAGTCCTATCACTCAGTGAGTATGGGCAACACCGCGGCGGCCACGCCCTACACCTACGGCACCGCCGCCAGCGGCAGCTCGCTCGATACGCTCAAAGACACAAAGCTTGTGATCCTCTGGGGTCATAACCCGAACGAAACCGTTTTTGGTCACACTAACCACTACTTCCAGCAGATGAAGCGCAGCGGCACCCGGTTTATCGTGGTCGATCCGCGCTACTCCGACACCGTGGCATCGCTCGCCGACCAGTGGGTGCCGCTGCTGCCCACCACCGACAACGCGCTGATGGACGCGATGATGTACGTCATCATCAGCGAAAACCTACATGACAGCGCGTTTATCGCGCGTCACGCCATTGGCTTTGATGAAAACACCCTGCCGGAAGGCGTACCGGCGGAAGAATCGCTGATGGCGTATCTCTTTGGCGAAAAAGATGGCGTGAAAAAAACGCCGGAGTGGGCGGAGCGCATCACCCATGTGCCTGCGCAGACCATCCGCCAGCTCGCCCGTGACTACGCCACCACCAGACCAGCGGCGCTAATCCAGGGCTGGGGGCCGCAGCGCCATATCTGCGGCGAGCGCACCGCGCGCGGCTCCACACTGCTCGCCACCATCACCGGCAATGTCGGCGTTAAGGGCGGCTGGGCGGCCGGCTACGGCGGCATCGGCAACCGGCTGTTCTGTGCCGATCCGTACAGCGTACCGAACCCGGTGGCGGAAAAAATCTCCATCATGAACTGGGTGCAGGCGTGCGACGACGCGGCGAAGGTCACACCAGAAAATGGTTTAAAAGGCGCTGAAACACTCTCCAGCAACATCAAATTCATCTTTAATCTTGCGGGCAACTATCTGGCGAACCAGAACCCGGACATCAACCAGACCGTGAAAGTGCTGGAAGATGAAAGCAAGGTTGAGTTTATCGTGGTAAGCGATCTCTTCCTCACGCCCAGCGCCCGCTACGCCGATTTGCTGCTGCCCGAAACGAGCTTTATGGAGCGCTGGAACATCGGCGAAACCTGGGGCACCGGCAACTATCTGCTGCTGTCGCAAAAGCTGGTGGAGCCGGAGTTTGAGCGCCGCTCGGACTACGACTGGCTGCGCGAGGTCGCGCGTAAGCTCGGTATCGAGGCGCGTTTTAGCGAAGGGCGCAGCGAAAAACAGTGGGTGGAGCATATCTGGGAGAAAACCCGCGAGGCGCTGGCGGATCGCAAGCTGCCCGATTTCGCCGGGCTGTGCGCCAATCCGCACGTCTACCTGAAATCGCCGCCGTATGTCGCGTTTGAAGAGAATATCCGCGACCCGGACAACCATCCGTTCCCGACACCCTCCGGCAAAATTGAAATTTTCTCTAAGCGACTCTGGGAGATGAAACACCCGGAGATCCCGGCGCTTTCGCACTATGTGCCCGCGAAAGAAGGGCCAGAAGACGCGCTGCGCGACAAATATCCGCTACAGCTCATTACGTGGAAGGGGAAAAACCTCGCCAACTCGACGCAATACGCCAACCCGTGGCTGCAGGAGGTGCAGCGCCAGCAGCTCTGGATTAACCCGCAGGACGCCCGCGCGCGCGGCATTCAGCAGGGCGATCTGGTGCGTATTTATAACGATCGCGGCGTGGTGCGCATTCCCGCCGAAGTGACGCCGCGCATTATTCCCGGCGTGGTGGCGATGCAGGCGGGTGCCTGGTGGCAGCCGGATGCTGACGGCGTCGATAACGGCGGCTGTCCGAATGTGCTCACCAGCGCGCGCATCACTCCGCTTGCCAAAGGCAACGCCCATCAAACCCTGCTCGTTGAGGTAACCAGACATGAGTCAGTTTAA